From Cydia splendana chromosome 4, ilCydSple1.2, whole genome shotgun sequence, one genomic window encodes:
- the LOC134789968 gene encoding ras-related protein Rap-2c: MREFKVVVLGSGGVGKSALTVQFVSGCFMEKYDPTIEDFYRKEIEVDNSPCVLEILDTAGTEQFASMRDLYIKNGQGFVVVYSLTNHQTFQDIKPMKELITRVKGSERVPILLVGNKADLEHQREVAQPEGAALAQMWGCPFVEASAKSRTNVNEMFAEIVREMNVSPEKEKKTYCCCTVL, translated from the coding sequence ATGCGCGAATTCAAAGTTGTGGTTTTGGGTTCGGGTGGGGTCGGTAAGAGTGCTTTGACTGTGCAGTTCGTGTCCGGATGCTTTATGGAAAAATATGACCCCACGATAGAAGATTTCTATAGGAAAGAAATAGAAGTGGACAATTCGCCATGTGTATTAGAAATATTGGATACTGCCGGCACGGAACAGTTTGCGTCTATGCGGGATCTCTACATTAAAAACGGCCAAGGATTCGTTGTAGTATATTCATTAACGAATCATCAAACATTTCAAGACATCAAGCCCATGAAGGAATTGATAACGCGCGTGAAGGGTTCAGAACGCGTGCCCATTTTGCTGGTGGGCAACAAGGCGGACCTGGAGCACCAGCGCGAGGTGGCGCAGCCCGAGGGCGCGGCGCTGGCGCAGATGTGGGGCTGCCCTTTCGTCGAGGCCTCCGCCAAGAGCCGCACCAACGTCAACGAAATGTTCGCGGAAATCGTGCGCGAAATGAACGTTAGCCccgaaaaagaaaagaaaacttATTGTTGTTGTACAGTGCTTTAA